In Pseudomonas sp. LRP2-20, the genomic window TCCAGGCCTTGGTCCGCGATACCGAGAAACTGCTGGCCGATACTGCCAACCTGGCAGGCGACCAGGCCGACGAGCTGCGCGAGCAGATCCACGACCGCCTGACCCAGGCCCGCGAAACCCTGCAACTGACCCAGGACTCGGTGCGTGAGCGCGGCCAGGCAGCACTCGGCAGCGCCGAACAGTACGTCCAGGAAAACCCCTGGCAGGCCATTGGTATTGCTGCAGGCGTCGGCCTGTTGATCGGCCTGCTGGCCAATCGGCGCTAAGGAGCCCCCATGGAGAATGACAGCATTGGCACCAGCGCCTCGGGCAAGCGCCTGGGCGCGGCGCTGCTGGGGCTGCTGCACAGCCACATCGAACTGTTCGGCATCGAACTGCAGGAACAGAAAGCACGCACCCTCAGCCTGCTGCTGTTCGCCGGCCTGGCACTGGTGTTCGCGCTGCTGTTGCTGACGGCCTTGTCCGGCTTGCTGCTGGTGCTGCTGTGGGACAGCTATCGCCTGGCCGGCATCATCGGCCTGTGCGTTTTCTATGGTGCAGCAGCGCTGTATTGCGGCCTGCGCCTGAAAGCTGCGGTGTTCGACGAGTCATCACCGTTTGGTGCGACCCTCGACGAACTGGCCAAGGACCGGGAGCGC contains:
- a CDS encoding YqjD family protein, which gives rise to MASKSAKTAQEILMADFQALVRDTEKLLADTANLAGDQADELREQIHDRLTQARETLQLTQDSVRERGQAALGSAEQYVQENPWQAIGIAAGVGLLIGLLANRR
- a CDS encoding phage holin family protein; the protein is MENDSIGTSASGKRLGAALLGLLHSHIELFGIELQEQKARTLSLLLFAGLALVFALLLLTALSGLLLVLLWDSYRLAGIIGLCVFYGAAALYCGLRLKAAVFDESSPFGATLDELAKDRERLLP